A single Deltaproteobacteria bacterium DNA region contains:
- the ilvN gene encoding acetolactate synthase small subunit — MEIKENTISILVNNKPDVMARIAGTFSGRGFNIETIAVNVTEDPKISKIVLTIWGNQDTIIKIEKQLNRMVDVLQVDDLTGKDAIRREMLLARVKADKERQDNLMKTIDTYKWKIVGNEDDYFILEVTGNKEDIENALVILKPLGMDNFTRTGTVALVRRNNNNKRG, encoded by the coding sequence ATGGAGATCAAAGAAAATACGATTTCAATTTTAGTGAATAACAAGCCCGACGTCATGGCCAGAATCGCAGGCACCTTCAGCGGCCGCGGTTTCAACATTGAAACCATTGCGGTAAACGTCACCGAAGACCCCAAGATATCCAAGATTGTTCTCACCATTTGGGGAAATCAGGATACCATCATAAAAATCGAAAAACAGTTGAACAGGATGGTAGACGTGCTTCAGGTTGATGACCTGACAGGCAAAGATGCGATAAGACGGGAAATGCTGCTGGCCCGTGTGAAGGCGGATAAAGAACGGCAAGACAATCTTATGAAAACTATTGACACATATAAGTGGAAAATAGTAGGCAATGAAGATGATTATTTCATCCTGGAAGTAACAGGGAACAAGGAAGATATCGAAAATGCCCTGGTCATTCTAAAACCTCTCGGCATGGATAATTTTACCAGAACCGGCACGGTGGCTCTGGTGCGGCGTAATAATAACAACAAAAGGGGGTAA
- the ilvB gene encoding biosynthetic-type acetolactate synthase large subunit — translation MLTGSQVLFKILEQENVDTIFGYPGGAVMDIYDELSRHNDIKHILVRHEQGAIHAADGYARATGKVGVCLVTSGPGATNTVTGIANAYLDSIPVVIFTGQVITALIGNDAFQEVDITGITRPCTKHNFLVRDVNDLGRIIKEAFHIARSGRPGPVLVDLPKDVIQALTDDATLDYPLSFAEDTIEPIEAKCAEVLPLIREAKRPVIISGGGILLGKAWRELYTLAKHLNCPVTSTLMGLGGFPGTDPLWLGMPGMHGTYYANMAISHCDLLIAVGVRFDDRVTSRVDAFAPHARVVHIDIDPASIDKTIKAHVSVVGNCKPILQLLNQWLANDKMARSQEQTQAWLAQIAQWQKKEPLDYGAGAKIKPQYVIEKLYELTKGKAIIATEVGQNQMWTAQFYKFDEPNTFISSGGLGTMGFGFPAAIGAQVAFPDKLVVDIAGDGSIQMNIQEMATAVQYNIPVKIIILNNGFLGMVRQWQEMFYSRRYSQTTMDYAPDFVKLAEAYGAKGFRATKTEEVESVLKEGLATSGPVMIDILVEPEEGVYPMVKPGAALSEMALMNKSSQIR, via the coding sequence ATGCTGACAGGATCGCAGGTACTTTTCAAGATATTGGAACAGGAAAACGTGGATACCATTTTCGGTTATCCGGGCGGGGCCGTCATGGACATCTACGATGAGTTGTCTCGTCATAACGACATCAAGCACATCCTCGTGCGCCATGAACAGGGCGCCATTCATGCCGCCGACGGGTATGCCCGCGCCACAGGCAAGGTCGGCGTTTGCCTCGTAACGTCCGGCCCCGGCGCTACCAATACGGTAACGGGCATCGCCAATGCTTATCTGGATTCGATTCCCGTGGTCATTTTTACGGGTCAGGTCATAACGGCTTTAATCGGCAATGACGCCTTTCAGGAGGTGGATATTACCGGTATTACGCGTCCCTGCACGAAGCACAACTTCCTGGTGAGAGATGTCAACGATCTGGGGCGCATAATCAAGGAGGCCTTCCATATTGCCCGTTCGGGACGTCCCGGGCCGGTTTTGGTGGACCTGCCGAAGGATGTTATTCAAGCGCTCACCGACGATGCTACGCTGGATTATCCATTGAGTTTTGCAGAAGATACGATTGAGCCCATAGAAGCAAAATGCGCCGAGGTCCTGCCGCTCATCAGGGAGGCCAAGCGGCCCGTGATCATCTCGGGAGGCGGCATTTTGCTCGGGAAGGCCTGGCGGGAACTTTACACCTTGGCCAAGCATCTTAATTGTCCGGTTACTTCGACGCTCATGGGGCTCGGCGGTTTCCCCGGGACGGACCCCCTCTGGCTCGGGATGCCGGGCATGCACGGGACCTATTACGCCAATATGGCCATCAGTCATTGCGATCTTTTAATTGCCGTCGGGGTGCGCTTTGACGATCGCGTGACTTCCCGGGTGGACGCCTTTGCGCCGCACGCCCGGGTCGTTCATATTGATATTGACCCCGCTTCCATTGATAAAACCATTAAGGCCCACGTTTCTGTTGTGGGTAACTGCAAGCCTATTCTGCAACTTTTGAATCAGTGGCTGGCAAACGATAAAATGGCCCGGTCCCAGGAACAAACGCAGGCCTGGCTTGCGCAGATTGCCCAGTGGCAGAAAAAGGAACCTCTGGACTATGGCGCCGGGGCAAAGATCAAGCCCCAGTACGTCATTGAGAAACTCTACGAACTGACTAAAGGTAAGGCCATTATTGCTACGGAAGTTGGGCAGAATCAAATGTGGACGGCTCAGTTTTATAAATTTGACGAGCCGAATACCTTCATATCTTCGGGCGGCCTGGGGACGATGGGCTTCGGTTTCCCGGCGGCCATCGGCGCCCAGGTGGCCTTTCCCGATAAATTAGTGGTGGATATTGCCGGGGACGGCAGTATCCAGATGAACATTCAGGAAATGGCAACGGCGGTCCAGTATAATATTCCTGTAAAGATTATCATCCTGAATAACGGGTTTCTGGGCATGGTGCGCCAGTGGCAGGAAATGTTCTACAGCAGGCGTTACTCCCAGACCACCATGGATTATGCCCCTGATTTCGTCAAATTGGCAGAGGCTTACGGCGCGAAAGGTTTCCGGGCCACAAAAACTGAAGAGGTGGAAAGCGTCCTGAAAGAGGGGCTGGCAACGTCGGGACCGGTGATGATTGATATCCTGGTTGAACCGGAGGAAGGTGTTTATCCCATGGTGAAACCAGGAGCTGCGCTCTCGGAGATGGCACTGATGAATAAGAGCTCGCAGATAAGGTAG
- a CDS encoding PilZ domain-containing protein: MRGNRKYERFDVNQTGGDAAQVECLVEDMPMRLVDYSLGGVFFLSKKSFTVGESVNIAINLENRGMISVKGKVARVIPKGKKWGIAIDFWIY; this comes from the coding sequence ATGAGAGGAAACCGCAAATATGAGCGTTTTGATGTAAACCAAACCGGAGGTGATGCGGCTCAGGTAGAATGCCTTGTTGAAGACATGCCCATGCGTTTAGTGGACTACTCGTTAGGTGGCGTGTTTTTTCTTTCAAAAAAATCTTTTACTGTGGGTGAATCAGTTAACATAGCTATTAACTTGGAGAATCGGGGGATGATATCTGTGAAGGGAAAGGTTGCCCGTGTAATTCCGAAAGGAAAGAAATGGGGAATTGCGATTGACTTTTGGATTTATTAG
- a CDS encoding pilus assembly PilX N-terminal domain-containing protein, with the protein MPRQIGHKSIIGNEKGMVLVVTLIMIAVLVLLGTTAVMTVTTDMKIAANYREGQKALFNAEAGVGQVIAYLRANTVTYPTTSTPTTTITVSCPTGFNFNTSVVIYYVAPNKYKFQMTGTGANNASKTIEAHIGYTTKVPAGTDGAVAMYGGGPAVQFKTGVGGGYAVDGRDYPVPASPTCNGSACATTATALPATAGLFTTMAPTLSGNVGAHLTGTPTQAIGTSHETAYQDLVNYVLTNNLYQSTLGTRAAPAITLVPNGTTLNGNGNGAGIIIVDDGGSLNLNGTFEFEGIIILRGTGRVFGTGTANLFGSLITIGHSAKLIDLSGGVDLNYSSAAIANLANINSLNTTKQTAWRDVF; encoded by the coding sequence ATGCCAAGGCAAATCGGTCATAAAAGTATTATTGGGAATGAAAAGGGAATGGTTCTGGTCGTCACGCTGATAATGATTGCCGTTCTGGTTCTCCTGGGAACGACCGCTGTCATGACCGTGACCACGGACATGAAGATTGCCGCCAATTATCGGGAGGGCCAGAAGGCCCTGTTCAATGCCGAGGCGGGGGTGGGGCAGGTCATTGCGTACTTGCGTGCGAATACGGTGACCTATCCCACTACCAGCACTCCCACAACGACGATTACGGTAAGCTGTCCGACAGGCTTCAACTTTAACACCTCGGTGGTGATTTACTATGTTGCGCCGAACAAATACAAGTTTCAAATGACCGGCACGGGGGCCAATAATGCTTCAAAGACTATTGAGGCCCATATTGGATATACAACCAAAGTACCCGCAGGCACGGATGGTGCGGTGGCTATGTATGGCGGCGGCCCTGCGGTGCAATTTAAAACGGGCGTCGGTGGCGGCTATGCCGTGGACGGTCGTGATTATCCTGTGCCCGCCAGCCCAACCTGCAATGGCTCTGCCTGCGCGACGACGGCGACCGCACTACCTGCCACGGCGGGTCTGTTCACCACCATGGCGCCGACCCTCTCAGGAAATGTTGGTGCTCATCTTACGGGGACTCCAACGCAAGCGATAGGAACCAGCCATGAAACGGCATATCAGGACCTCGTAAACTATGTTCTAACAAACAACCTTTACCAGTCTACCCTCGGCACGCGGGCCGCTCCTGCCATCACGCTTGTTCCGAACGGAACCACGCTGAATGGTAATGGAAACGGGGCGGGCATCATTATCGTTGATGATGGCGGCTCGCTTAATCTTAATGGTACCTTCGAATTCGAGGGGATTATCATACTGAGGGGGACCGGCAGGGTTTTCGGTACCGGTACAGCCAATCTCTTCGGTTCGCTCATAACGATCGGCCATTCGGCCAAGCTTATAGACCTGTCCGGTGGCGTCGACCTAAATTACAGTTCCGCAGCCATTGCAAATCTCGCCAATATCAATTCACTCAATACGACTAAACAAACGGCTTGGCGAGATGTTTTCTAA
- a CDS encoding prepilin-type N-terminal cleavage/methylation domain-containing protein, whose translation MNTNDRGFTLVELMIAMTVGLVVLGAVYALFTVQSKHLANQEQLAELHQNARVAMDMMVREISMAGYNQRNAATIAAATPEVPRCTNALVTAGTSCVGITYAGGDTIKFTADRDGSGSITPDDPTTGDNDNENVAYDINLSMSIMSLRRNSKYTKSGSSYQPVVEYVHSLLFEYYDGATPPATTAILANIRMVKITIVTRAANVDPNYTDPTYGDHYRRYTLSAFAFPRNLALSP comes from the coding sequence ATGAATACAAACGATAGAGGCTTTACGCTCGTTGAATTGATGATTGCCATGACCGTCGGGCTGGTTGTCCTAGGCGCTGTCTACGCGTTATTTACCGTGCAAAGCAAGCATCTTGCCAATCAGGAGCAGCTTGCCGAGCTTCATCAAAACGCCCGGGTGGCCATGGACATGATGGTCCGCGAGATCAGCATGGCTGGATACAACCAGAGAAATGCGGCTACCATTGCCGCGGCCACTCCCGAGGTACCCCGCTGTACCAATGCCTTGGTCACAGCTGGGACTAGCTGTGTTGGAATTACTTATGCTGGAGGCGACACCATTAAATTCACGGCGGATAGAGACGGCAGCGGAAGCATTACGCCCGATGACCCAACTACTGGCGACAATGATAATGAGAACGTAGCATACGATATAAACCTGTCAATGAGTATTATGTCTCTAAGGCGAAACAGCAAATACACGAAATCTGGCAGTTCATATCAACCTGTGGTGGAATACGTACACTCCCTGCTTTTCGAATACTATGACGGTGCCACACCACCAGCCACCACGGCCATTTTGGCAAATATCCGGATGGTCAAAATTACGATTGTCACCCGCGCCGCCAATGTGGATCCGAACTATACCGATCCGACTTATGGGGATCACTATCGCCGTTATACCCTTTCCGCCTTTGCCTTTCCGCGGAATTTGGCGTTGAGCCCTTAA
- a CDS encoding prepilin-type N-terminal cleavage/methylation domain-containing protein, whose amino-acid sequence MEKKSMSGQKGFTLLEVLIAAFLLTVALVGAASVTTSVIKSNSFSQTLTTATTLAKDKMEELKAAPYTTATQAASMWTGTDYAAANGTVQASAAGSYYTRSWTAPGTSTKTITVTVTRPPNQPVVLQTIRASD is encoded by the coding sequence ATGGAGAAGAAATCCATGTCTGGTCAGAAGGGGTTTACCCTGCTTGAAGTTTTGATAGCGGCATTTTTATTGACCGTCGCCCTTGTCGGTGCGGCGTCGGTGACCACGTCGGTTATCAAGAGTAACTCTTTCAGTCAAACATTGACTACGGCCACAACCCTGGCCAAGGATAAGATGGAGGAACTCAAGGCCGCTCCTTATACCACTGCTACACAGGCCGCCTCCATGTGGACAGGGACGGATTACGCGGCCGCCAATGGTACGGTCCAGGCGTCTGCCGCCGGTTCATATTACACCCGGTCGTGGACTGCGCCGGGAACGAGTACGAAGACAATAACCGTTACCGTGACCCGGCCTCCTAATCAGCCAGTAGTTTTGCAAACCATCAGGGCGAGTGATTAG